The following DNA comes from Chelmon rostratus isolate fCheRos1 chromosome 3, fCheRos1.pri, whole genome shotgun sequence.
GAGAGGCTGGGAGATGTCCTCGTGCTGTCCTTCCACCGAGTGCTCCGGTGCCTCCTCCAGCCCCATCCTacgtctcctcctctgctgcagcggAGGAAGCAGTTTCTCAGTGGACCCTCAACAGCAATCatttaacatgttttcatttccccAACCAAACCCACCCACTCATTAAAACGCAAGTCTCTCATCTCAGAGAAACCAGCTATGCCGACCCCATCCCGTAACCTTAATCCCCCCCACAGCGCTCCACTTCGTTCCCTTCATCAGCACCTCTATCCGCTCCCCACAGCTGCCTTCCTCATCATTTCCTCATCCTGGACGGACAGCTCGGTCAGCTTGCGGCCAAGCCTCTCGTGGAGGTCCAGGTATTTGGCCACGCAGCGGTCCAGGCACACCGACTCGCCCTTTGTCAGCTCTGCCTCCTTGTAATGTGGTGGCACGCACTTCCTGTGGCAGGCGTTGGTCATTCTGGGAAAAGAGGAAGCCAGGAGACAGTCGTTTTTTAAAACGTTGTGTGAAGATCAGTATTACTCCAAGTGTAGACACTTTTACCAGGCTATTCTATTGTGCCTGAGCACCTTAATATGAAGTCCCACCAAGACTCACATATGATCAGTGTCACTTGGTAAAACTATACAGTTCCATTTGCAGGAATCactacattttcttcttcttctcttctaaATGTGGAGCATAACATTGCAAGACAAAGTAATTTGTTTAGACTGTTAAAGCCCCAATACGTAGTCTACATTATATATATTCTAACTGTATTAGAGCGGCAacaattattgtcattatcaaCGGCTCTGAccatttgttttatgtgttcttGACTAAGCGATTAAACGTTTTGTCTATAAAACATCAGACAACATTGAAAAAATCCCATCAGTGTCCTTGAGGCCAACGTGATGCCATCACACATCTTGTACCAGTTTGAGCTTGACTGACGTGAATTCATTTTATTCGTTTCTTTGACAGGGACAATACTCAATAATCAGACATGAAGAGTGAATCTTTGATAATGTATATGCCTGAAATTAGCAATGAATGCCTGTAACTGCCTGAGACTGTATCATAAATGTTAATGATAGCTCTGTTCTACTGTCCCAGTAAGACAGGATAgcgtgacagtgagccagcatgcacaatacatAGACCCTGAAACTGGACAACCTGAATGGAATACAGACAATATTATTGTTGTTAGAACGCCTGTGCTGGTCAAGTCACCATGTCCACTGAGAGAACAGTCCAGTTATGCAAAAAGGGCACA
Coding sequences within:
- the timm10 gene encoding mitochondrial import inner membrane translocase subunit Tim10; the encoded protein is MDPMKAQQLAAELEVEMMADMYNRMTNACHRKCVPPHYKEAELTKGESVCLDRCVAKYLDLHERLGRKLTELSVQDEEMMRKAAVGSG